A genomic window from Sparus aurata chromosome 14, fSpaAur1.1, whole genome shotgun sequence includes:
- the strap gene encoding serine-threonine kinase receptor-associated protein isoform X1 — protein MAMRQTPLTCSGHTRPVVDLAFSGITPYGYFLISACKDGKPMLRQGDTGDWIGTFLGHKGAVWGATLNTDATKAATAAADFTAKVWDAVSGDEVLTLAHKHIVKTVSFTQDSNCLLTGGNDKLLRIYDLSNPEAAPQEISGHTSAIKKALWCNNDKQILSAADDKTIRLWDRSSMEEVKTLKFDTSVSSMEYVTDGEILVITYGKSIAFYNALSLDLIKTVEAPATINSASLHPEKDFFVAGGEDFKLYKFDYGTKEELESYKGHFGPVHCVRFSPDGELYASGSEDGTLRLWQTAVGKTYGLWKCVLPEDLGTENSEQLYTSTPEIKA, from the exons ATGGCGATGAGACAGACTCCGCTCACCTGCTCCGGTCATACCCGGCCTGTGGTGGACCTGGCCTTCAGTGGAATCACTCCCTATGGCTACTTCCTCATCAGCGCCTGCAAGG ATGGCAAGCCCATGTTGCGCCAGGGAGACACAGGGGACTGGATAGGAACGTTTCTGGGTCACAAAGGTGCTGTCTGGGGAGCCACTCTGAACACAGACGCCACCAAGGCTGCCACTGCCGCAGCTGACTTCACAGC AAAGGTGTGGGATGCAGTGAGTGGAGACGAGGTCCTCACactggcacacaaacacattgtcAAGACTGTCAGCTTCACTCAG GACAGTAACTGTCTGCTGACAGGAGGAAACGACAAGCTGCTGCGCATCTATGATCTCAGCAACCCTGAAGCAG CACCTCAGGAGATTTCAGGTCATACCTCAGCCATCAAAAAAGCCTTGTGGTGCAACAACGACAAGCAGATCCTGTCTGCTGCCGATGACAAAACCATACG GCTTTGGGACAGAAGCTccatggaggaggtgaagacgTTGAAATTTGACACCTCTGTGAGCAGCATGGAGTATGTGACTGATGGAGAGATTCTTGTAATCACTTATGGAAAGTCCATCGCTTTCTACAATGCTCTGAG TCTGGACTTGATCAAGACAGTGGAGGCACCAGCTACCATCAACTCTGCCTCCCTCCACCCAGAGAAAGACTTCTTTGTTGCTGGTGGAGAGGATTTTAAGCTCTACAAATTTGACTACGGCACCAAGGAAGAGTTAG AGTCCTATAAGGGTCACTTTGGTCCAGTGCACTGTGTCCGCTTCAGTCCAGATGGTGAGCTGTACGCCAGCGGCTCTGAAGACGGCACGCTCCGACTGTGGCAGACAGCTGTGGGGAAAACCTACGGCCTGTGGAAGTGTGTCCTTCCTG AGGACCTGGGGACAGAGAACTCTGAGCAGCTGTACACCTCCACGCCTGAGATCAAAGCCTGA
- the strap gene encoding serine-threonine kinase receptor-associated protein isoform X2, whose protein sequence is MAMRQTPLTCSGHTRPVVDLAFSGITPYGYFLISACKDGKPMLRQGDTGDWIGTFLGHKGAVWGATLNTDATKAATAAADFTAKVWDAVSGDEVLTLAHKHIVKTVSFTQDSNCLLTGGNDKLLRIYDLSNPEAAPQEISGHTSAIKKALWCNNDKQILSAADDKTIRLWDRSSMEEVKTLKFDTSVSSMEYVTDGEILVITYGKSIAFYNALSLDLIKTVEAPATINSASLHPEKDFFVAGGEDFKLYKFDYGTKEELESYKGHFGPVHCVRFSPDGELYASGSEDGTLRLWQTAVGKTYGLWKGPGDREL, encoded by the exons ATGGCGATGAGACAGACTCCGCTCACCTGCTCCGGTCATACCCGGCCTGTGGTGGACCTGGCCTTCAGTGGAATCACTCCCTATGGCTACTTCCTCATCAGCGCCTGCAAGG ATGGCAAGCCCATGTTGCGCCAGGGAGACACAGGGGACTGGATAGGAACGTTTCTGGGTCACAAAGGTGCTGTCTGGGGAGCCACTCTGAACACAGACGCCACCAAGGCTGCCACTGCCGCAGCTGACTTCACAGC AAAGGTGTGGGATGCAGTGAGTGGAGACGAGGTCCTCACactggcacacaaacacattgtcAAGACTGTCAGCTTCACTCAG GACAGTAACTGTCTGCTGACAGGAGGAAACGACAAGCTGCTGCGCATCTATGATCTCAGCAACCCTGAAGCAG CACCTCAGGAGATTTCAGGTCATACCTCAGCCATCAAAAAAGCCTTGTGGTGCAACAACGACAAGCAGATCCTGTCTGCTGCCGATGACAAAACCATACG GCTTTGGGACAGAAGCTccatggaggaggtgaagacgTTGAAATTTGACACCTCTGTGAGCAGCATGGAGTATGTGACTGATGGAGAGATTCTTGTAATCACTTATGGAAAGTCCATCGCTTTCTACAATGCTCTGAG TCTGGACTTGATCAAGACAGTGGAGGCACCAGCTACCATCAACTCTGCCTCCCTCCACCCAGAGAAAGACTTCTTTGTTGCTGGTGGAGAGGATTTTAAGCTCTACAAATTTGACTACGGCACCAAGGAAGAGTTAG AGTCCTATAAGGGTCACTTTGGTCCAGTGCACTGTGTCCGCTTCAGTCCAGATGGTGAGCTGTACGCCAGCGGCTCTGAAGACGGCACGCTCCGACTGTGGCAGACAGCTGTGGGGAAAACCTACGGCCTGTGGAA AGGACCTGGGGACAGAGAACTCTGA